ATTAGAGTTGTGGGAGTGGCCAGAATAACCTTTTGTTCTACCCCTCTTTCGATGAGGGAAGGATCTTGTTCTAGTGCAGCGCTGAAGAATGTCTCGCCAGGAAGGAAGAGGACAACGAACTCGGGAACATGTTCGAACTGATCCCAGTAGCTTTTCTTGGAAAGTTCATCGATATGGTGTCGAACTTGTTTAGCATGTTCTTTCAGTTTCAGGATGCGCTCGCCTTCATCTTGGATTTCGTAGGCTTCGAGATAAGCATGCAGGGGTGTTTTAGCATCGACAATGACATTCTTTCCGCCGGGCAGGCGGACAATCATATCCGGGCGGCGGCGTGTTTCATTGAGCGAGGTTGTTTCCTGGAGGTTAAAGTCGCAATATTCCAACATACCTGCCATTTCCACGACGCGTCGGAGCTGGACTTCTCCCCATTTACCCCTCACATGCGGTTGTCTCAGAGCGCGGACTAGGAGTGAAGTCTCTTGCTGCAGGCGGATGAGTTGGTCGCTAAGTTTTGATTCTGAAGTGCAGCGGGATTTTTCCAGCGTATGGAGCTTTTCGTCCATTTTGAGAAGAGTTTCTTTGATCGGTTTAATGACACCATCCATTTGTTCTTGACGGCGGTGGAAATCGCCGCGGGCATCTGCCTGCCAGGCGGAAAATTTCGTTTGGGCTAGATGGAGGAACGATTCATTATTCTTTCTTAGTGCATCCCCGGAAAGGGCTTTAAAAGAGTCCATCATATGAGACTGGGCTAGATGCAGTGCTTCCAGTTTTTCATGGGCTAGGGCTTTCTCGTGCTTCATAGCAGCTTCGGTCATTTCCGCTTGTTTTATAGCGACTGCGGTGCGCCACATGAAATAACCCAGGAATAGGAGAAGGAGGGATACAATCCAGAAAGGTACCGGTGTAAGAAACAAGGACTGGAGGTAGTTTAAGTCTATAGGCATCTTGTACTTTGATCCTTTATTATGTATGCTACAAAGCGAGGTATTAACATATGTTGTTGGCAATAAGGAAGCATGGGCGTTGGCTGATCCCTTTGCTGCTGTTTATAGCATACACTCCTTGGTCAGGAGAAATTGATCTAGCTTTGACGAAGCAATTCTACAATCATGATGGAGTTGGCGACAACCGTTTTATGCAAAGCCCCTGGATTTTATTTGTATTTAACTGGGGAGTGATGTCGGGATGGCTTGTCATCGCATTCTGTTTCATTTTTTTACTTTACAGTTATATCACAAAAAAGTGTCTCGAGTGGAGAAAAGCTGCGTGGGTGCCTATCCTTGTGCTTGCCATCGGGAGCGGACTTATAGTACATGCAGTACTTAAAGACAATTGGGGACGTCCCCGGCCTAAACAAGTTATTGAATTCGGGGGAAATCAAGAATTCCGGCCCTACTATAAACCCTATTTCAATAACCCTCAGATTTCCAAATCTTTTGCCTGCGGTCATTGCTCAATAGGCTTCTTTTTCTTTGCCGTAGCGTTGATTGGTGAGAGAATGAGAAGAAGGAAATTAGAAATATTCGGTTATGTTGCCGCCTTGGCTGCCGGAGGAGTACTTTCTTATATACGTATCGCCCAAGGGGGACATTTTTTTAGCGATGTGGTAGTATCAGCTTTGATCATGTGGTTCACATCTCTCATCATCTGTTGGTTGGTATTCCGTCAGAAGGAGGAATTATGCACGGATTAAGTGCTCGTCAAAGGGATATAGTCACCTTTATAGAGTCTTTTGTCACGCACTATGGGCATGCTCCCAGCTACCGTGAAATTGGCAGCCATCTTAAGCTTAGTTCTCTAGGAACAATCCACAAACATATTCAGACACTGACTAAAAAGGGTGTCATCAAAACCCTGCCTCGCCAAGGTAGAAGTTTAACCCTGATTGAAGCTATTCCTCCGATAAAAACAAATTCTAGCGGAGCGATGACCTTGCCCTTAATGGGTTATGTCAGAGCATGCCATCCCATAGAGATGCTGCCTGTTCCCCAGCATATCACTGTGCCTTCCTCTATGATCAACACCAATCAAACAACATATCTTTTAAGAGCAAAGGGAGAAAGCCTGCACGAAGAGTTGATTGCTGACGGAGATCTTATTTTAGTAGAAGCCCGAGAGCCTTGCTGCGATGGCGAAACCATCATTTGCGTGGTCAACAGCACAGACACGATGATCAAACGTTATTTTGAGGAAAATGCCTATATCCGGCTTGAAGGGACTAGTGCACGGCATTACCCCATTCTGGTAAAGCAATCCGATATACGTGTTTTAGGCATTGTCACTGGTTTGCTGCGACTGTATACCTAGGTACATCTAGCCTTCTAAATCATCCGGATCTGGCTCATAATCGATCAGCATCTGAGAACGTTTCCCACTGATCACCCTTATCATCGAAAGCACCCATGCTGTTACTACATACGTCCATGAGATGACAAAGAAGACGACGGCAAAGTGGTGGAGAATTCCATAGAACACAAATACGGCAGAAAGAACAGTGAGGAAAACAAGCTGAAACGAAGCGACCCTGATATGCAGGCTCTTTACGCTAGGGAATTTCCAACGGCTGATCATGAAATAGCCAAGAACGATAAACATCCCGAAGAGTATCCACGTACGTGTCTCAGGTGAGATAGTGACCAGATTGCTAAATTCGGGAGAAATCAGAAAAAGATTACCCGAAAGTGCTGCTGCTGCGCCGGCAGGGATAGGGAGCCCGGTAAAATTTTTACTCTTATCTTGTTCCTGATTGGCAGGGGCAGCATGTAAAGAAGAATTAAAACGGGCAAGCCTGAGGACCCCGCAAATAGAAAATATCATTGCAGCCGCGGTGATGAAATAGGACATATCAGTTCCAGGCGGAACCGAAAGCGTCTTTAGGATGACTACTGAAGGAGCTACACCGAAGGTAATCGCATCCGAAAGAGAATCGAAGATCTCTCCGAATTCACTTTGTGCTTTAAGGATACGCGCTATGGCTCCGTCAATGACATCTGCAAAAGCGGCGATCAATAGGATTCCCACCACAAACGTCAAATCAGCGTAAGAGACATTTCCTGCTTCGATCATGCTCATTTTAAAAATAGCGAAAAGACCGCAGGAAAGGGCGAATGCAGTAATAATGTTAGGCAGCAAGTATACTTTCTTCATCGAATTCTCATGATATCTATTGCGATAAGAATACTCGAGCGTAGTATTTGACGCAAACTGGGATGTAATAGAAAATCACATTCTACAATAGACTTCTTTCTTACGCACTTAACAATAGTGATGCCTAAAGTATCGCTATTGTTAAGTGCAGGCCTATTCAGCGCGCTGGGGGCGTGCTAATTGGGTATTAACGAGGGTTAGGTACTTGCATAAACTGTGACGGATCACTGAAATTATTATCATATAAGCCCACAACAATAAAGGCATTTACGATAGCACTTTTCACTCTTCCTTCCCCAAAAAGTTGTTCGGCGGATTTTACAATTTCTTCTTTGAATTGGTCAAAGCTTGCATTGGGGTCTAACCGGAATAGAGTAAGGAACCAAACTGCACCTAGGCCCCACCAGTTGTAGTCGCCCAGCTGTTTTGCTGCAAGGTAGAATGCTCTATTTAAAGCCCCTGAATAGATATGTACACCGCCTTCATCCTCATCTGTATCTTTCATATAGGTCAAATTGTCCGGTTGGATATCTTCCCCTAAGAGCGGATGAGCATTTTTGCCATTACCTAATGCCTCACCAGGATTGGAAAATGATCTTAATGAGTACTTTATGTTGTTAAGATCCTTAATGAATAAGTCGCCCATGCGGAGTTTATCTTCTGCTTCAGCTTGTTCGATACTAAGTTTATTTCTTAGAAAATCAGATATTAATCCAAAAACGTCAGCAAAGTGTTCGTTTAATGCTCCGGGCTGTCTCGAATAGACAAGTTGTGCAATGTTATCAATGACTTGGTGCGTAAACTCGTGCCCTGCAACGTTATTATCGTCTAGAGAGCTTCCAAAATAAGGGCTATTTTTGAATCTTCCAAAAACTAGAGCAGTTCCTGTGAACATCGCGTTTAGAAGGTCGGTTCCGTAGTTGAATACAATTTTTACCGGGCTGCCCCTGTTGTCGTGAGAAAACCAGCTGTAAGATGCAAATACAGTGAGAATAGACCGTATATTTAGTGCTGCATGGTTTTCTTCCAAATGCTTAGATTTTTCTTCTGTATCTAAAAGAGAATTTAGGGTTTGAAGTCGTGGCTCTCTTTCGACGCCGGCGGCATTGTATGTTTTAAGGTCGATTTTACTTACATCCGGCAATGAACCCATGATTGTTTCAAAAGGCTTAGCGACAGCTTGCTTCAAGAAAGCTAACACCGCACGGGAGGGATCCACTCCTACAGCTTCTTTAACTACTGCAACAGATTGATGCTTATGAACTAAATCTAAGCCATGCTGACGGAAGTTTAGCGAATCATGAGCAATTTGTTCAAAACCTTGTTTTTCCGCGAGGTTTTTTAAGTTGATGGTAGAGACGAGTCCACAACCATTTCTTACATTTCTGCCTTCGTAGGTGGAAACTATAGAGCACTGCTCCGGTCTATCTTGAAGAGGGTTTTGATAAGTTTGTTGGTAGGCTGTCTGACGCGCAAATAAGTTGGCTGGATCATAGTTATCTTTACCCATACTCTCTCCATGTTAAGAGTTTTTTGAATACAATATAGGTTGAACGGGGGTTATTTCAAATAATATCTGGAGTTTTTTCTTCAAAATCTTGCGGAAAGGCATCAGGCATAAGGCCTCCGGACTGCAGTTTCCACATATTAGAATATACCCCGCCTGTTGCTATGAGTGCAGCGTGAGAGCCTTGTTCAACGATTTTCCCTTCATGGAAAACTAAAATGCGGTCTAATCCACGCAGGGTGGATAAACGGTGTGCGATGACTAATGTTGTCCTTCCTTGCATGAGTTTATTAAGCGATTCCTGGATTTCTGCTTCTGTTTTTGAGTCTAAGGCGGAGGTTGCCTCATCCAAGATGAGGATCCGGGCTTTTGAGAGGAAGGCCCGAGCGATGGCGACACGCTGCTTTTGGCCGCCGGAAAGTTTAATGCCTTTTTTTCCGATAACAGTCTGGTATTGTTCTGGAAGTTTCTCGATAAATTCATGGCAGTGAGCTAATTTGGAGGCGTGGATGACATCTTCATCGGTAGCTTCCAGGCGGCCATAGCGGATGTTGTCCATTAGGCTGCGGTGAAATAGTTGGGGATCTTGCGGGATGACTGCAATATTTTTGCGCAATGAAGTGATAGTAGCATTCGAGATATCATGGCCATCGATGAGGATGCGGCCATGTTCTACGTTAAAGAAGCGGAGGATGAGTTGAATAAAAGTGGTCTTCCCTGCCCCTGAATAGCCTACAAGTCCTATCTTTTCTCCATGATGAATTATAAGCGTCTTATTATCAAACAGTTGTTTTTCCGGATACCCAAATGAAACACCCTCAAATGCAATCTCGCCATGCGATACCTCAAGTTCAACTGCTTCGGGGCTGTCCACAATATCGTGAGCTACTTGTATGGTCGTTAAGGCCTGGCGGCAGGCTCCCCATAGATTGAACACTTGCGGGATGGAAGTTCCCACCCACCACGTCATTGTCACGGCGCTCCATGTCGTATTGATAGCGAAGATGACTTCTCCCAAAGTGGCCCAGCCTTGCTTCCACGCATACAAAATATAACCGTGCAAGCCGATGCCCGCACCGAGAAAAGTAATAATACCAAGCCATGTGATGACATTAAGGGAGACTTTTTCTGAATATTGATAGACTTTGATCTCTTTTTGCTGTTTTTTATCTATATAGCTTCTTTCAGCATCTTCATGGGCAAAAAGCTTGACCGATATATAATTTGACAAACTATCAACGATGCTGCCTTGCAAATTGGCCTTGACTTGGCTGTGTTCTTGGGCGGCTATGCAGCAGGCAGGGGCCATGAGTATGCTGGTGTACATATGGATGACTATCCACCCAATGAATATGGCCGCGAAGGCAAAAGAGATATTGAAGAAGAGAACTGCGGCAATAGCTATCAACCCGGCAGTAGGCAAGAATGCTGTTACTACAATATCCAGCATGGTGGTAAAGCTCATCACCATCAGATTGATATTGTAGGCTACACTGCCGGAAAGGTTTTCGCTAAAATAGTGGTGTGAGTGGCCGTGAACATATTCAAACATTTCCATGCGGACTTCCGCTTCCATCTTAGGAACAAGCGAAGCCCACATATAACCGGCGATGCGAAGAGCTATTTGAACACCGATCCATAAAGCTAAAGCATAGTAGATGAGAGTATGCAGGGATGACCATAAGTCTTGTCGGTGGGAAGCTATCGCCTCTAATCCATCTAACAGTTTTCCTATAATAACAGGCCAGAGGGCGAGGTCTAGCGACCATGCCAGGAAGAGCAGCTGCATAAAGAAAAAAGTCCCTGCCCTTCGTCTTATAAAATGCCAAAAAAAGGAGGGTAGGGTTTTAGGCAAAGGAGATGTTGACATACTCTTCAAACTATATATGAGAATGTTTTGTGTCAATCTTGAAGAAAAAAATAGGGGGTTTCCCTAGGCATAACTTTTACCGCTCTCGTAGTCAGGCAAGAAACCGCCGACTTGCATATTCCATAAAGTTGCATAATGTCCATTGCGGGCAAGCAAGCCTTCATGTGTTCCGTCCTCGATAATTTTCCCACGGGAGAAGACCAGGATACGGTCCATATCGGTCAAAGTAGAGAGGCGGTGAGCTACGACAATCGTTGTGCGGTTGCGCATTAGATAGGTCAACCCTTGTTGTATATATCGTTCAGTGACGGAATCCAACGCAGAGGTCGCTTCATCTAGGATAAGGATAGGTGCATCGGCGAGCATAGCGCGTGCGATGGCCAGGCGTTGTCTTTGTCCTCCAGAGAGTTTAACTCCCCTTTCTCCGACGAGAGTGTTATATCCCTCGGGTAATTCTTTAATAAATTCGTGGCAGTGGGCGAGTTTAGCGGCAGCGAAGACTTCTTCGTCTGTAGCGTCGGATCTTCCGTAGCGGATATTTTCCATTAGGGTACGATGGAAGAGGGTGGCGTCTTGAGGGATCATCGCGATTTGACGGTGGAGGGAGGCTTGGGAAACATCAGCAATGTTTTGTCCATCAATAGTAATGTTACCGGAGTCTACGTCGTAATAACGAAGGATGAGATGGGCAAAAGTGCTTTTGCCTGCGCCGGAAAATCCGACGAGGCCTACTTTTTGTCCCGGGCGTATATTTAAAGAGAGGTTTTCAAATAGAGGGTCTTTGCCATAGGAGAAGGTCACATTGTTAAATTGGATGTCGCCGTGTTCGACTTCTAGCTCTGCCGCCTCAGTGCTATCTACAACATCATGAGGGACATCAATGACTGTGAGAGCTTGCCTGCAAAGGCCCAAGGAAGTGAATAACCGCGGAAGTTCAAGGCCAACCATCCAGGCCATAGAGGTAATATTCCATACAGTGTTGAAGATAAAAACAACTTCTCCCGTAGAGATGGTCCCTTGCTGCCAGGAGTAGAGCATATAACCATTGATGCCTAATCCTGAACATATAAAGCAGGCTATGGCAATGGCAATTTTCATTTTTTCGATGTAGAACAGAGCATGTCTGTTTTTATTCTGTTCTTCCCTTTGGTAGGCGCCGATGAAATTGCGTTCAAAAAATTGACGGCCGAAAAGCTTGACTGTGAGATGGTTGGATAAGCTATCTACTAGCATCCCTGAAAGGGTACTACGCGCTTCCCCATGCACTTGGGAGCGTTTACCGCATCCTTTCATAAAATACACGCATATGCCTACATGAATAGCCATCCAGAATATCAGCATGGCAGCGAAGAAAGGGTTAACGAAGAAAAATAGAACCGTTGCTATTAAGACAGCTACAATCGAAGGTATAATTAAAGTGACAAGTAAACGGACAATTTCGTGTACATTTTGAGTCATGTCAGCAATTTTATTAGCAACGGTTCCGGCAAGGTGGTTGGCAAAGAAGCGGTGTGAATGCCCTTGAACATAATTGAACATAGACATCCGCATATCTGCTTCAAAACGGGGCAAGGCATAGGCCATAATGATGCCGCCTAGCCTATAGCTTATTTCCAGACCAATCCATAGGATGATGCCCCAGATGATGGGTTGGGATAAGAGTGGCCAGATCTCTCTCGGTCCTTCGCTATGTGTGGTGATGAGATCTGTGAGTTCTCCGAAGATGATGGGCCAGAGAG
This sequence is a window from Parachlamydiales bacterium. Protein-coding genes within it:
- a CDS encoding DNA recombination protein RmuC; the protein is MPIDLNYLQSLFLTPVPFWIVSLLLLFLGYFMWRTAVAIKQAEMTEAAMKHEKALAHEKLEALHLAQSHMMDSFKALSGDALRKNNESFLHLAQTKFSAWQADARGDFHRRQEQMDGVIKPIKETLLKMDEKLHTLEKSRCTSESKLSDQLIRLQQETSLLVRALRQPHVRGKWGEVQLRRVVEMAGMLEYCDFNLQETTSLNETRRRPDMIVRLPGGKNVIVDAKTPLHAYLEAYEIQDEGERILKLKEHAKQVRHHIDELSKKSYWDQFEHVPEFVVLFLPGETFFSAALEQDPSLIERGVEQKVILATPTTLIALLRAVSYGWRQERLAENAQQIFTAGKQLYERLCTFTDHLAGIKKGIDQSVKSYNLAIGSYESRVMVSARKLNDLGASNGQELPAMEALDVALR
- a CDS encoding ABC transporter ATP-binding protein, with the protein product MIETGTFTNQSAAAPAQPTTPKDFVWAVVKRHWLGLVLMQIFWLGWALDTTLWPIIFGELTDLITTHSEGPREIWPLLSQPIIWGIILWIGLEISYRLGGIIMAYALPRFEADMRMSMFNYVQGHSHRFFANHLAGTVANKIADMTQNVHEIVRLLVTLIIPSIVAVLIATVLFFFVNPFFAAMLIFWMAIHVGICVYFMKGCGKRSQVHGEARSTLSGMLVDSLSNHLTVKLFGRQFFERNFIGAYQREEQNKNRHALFYIEKMKIAIAIACFICSGLGINGYMLYSWQQGTISTGEVVFIFNTVWNITSMAWMVGLELPRLFTSLGLCRQALTVIDVPHDVVDSTEAAELEVEHGDIQFNNVTFSYGKDPLFENLSLNIRPGQKVGLVGFSGAGKSTFAHLILRYYDVDSGNITIDGQNIADVSQASLHRQIAMIPQDATLFHRTLMENIRYGRSDATDEEVFAAAKLAHCHEFIKELPEGYNTLVGERGVKLSGGQRQRLAIARAMLADAPILILDEATSALDSVTERYIQQGLTYLMRNRTTIVVAHRLSTLTDMDRILVFSRGKIIEDGTHEGLLARNGHYATLWNMQVGGFLPDYESGKSYA
- a CDS encoding phosphatidylcholine/phosphatidylserine synthase; this encodes MKKVYLLPNIITAFALSCGLFAIFKMSMIEAGNVSYADLTFVVGILLIAAFADVIDGAIARILKAQSEFGEIFDSLSDAITFGVAPSVVILKTLSVPPGTDMSYFITAAAMIFSICGVLRLARFNSSLHAAPANQEQDKSKNFTGLPIPAGAAAALSGNLFLISPEFSNLVTISPETRTWILFGMFIVLGYFMISRWKFPSVKSLHIRVASFQLVFLTVLSAVFVFYGILHHFAVVFFVISWTYVVTAWVLSMIRVISGKRSQMLIDYEPDPDDLEG
- a CDS encoding M4 family metallopeptidase gives rise to the protein MGKDNYDPANLFARQTAYQQTYQNPLQDRPEQCSIVSTYEGRNVRNGCGLVSTINLKNLAEKQGFEQIAHDSLNFRQHGLDLVHKHQSVAVVKEAVGVDPSRAVLAFLKQAVAKPFETIMGSLPDVSKIDLKTYNAAGVEREPRLQTLNSLLDTEEKSKHLEENHAALNIRSILTVFASYSWFSHDNRGSPVKIVFNYGTDLLNAMFTGTALVFGRFKNSPYFGSSLDDNNVAGHEFTHQVIDNIAQLVYSRQPGALNEHFADVFGLISDFLRNKLSIEQAEAEDKLRMGDLFIKDLNNIKYSLRSFSNPGEALGNGKNAHPLLGEDIQPDNLTYMKDTDEDEGGVHIYSGALNRAFYLAAKQLGDYNWWGLGAVWFLTLFRLDPNASFDQFKEEIVKSAEQLFGEGRVKSAIVNAFIVVGLYDNNFSDPSQFMQVPNPR
- a CDS encoding ABC transporter ATP-binding protein — encoded protein: MSTSPLPKTLPSFFWHFIRRRAGTFFFMQLLFLAWSLDLALWPVIIGKLLDGLEAIASHRQDLWSSLHTLIYYALALWIGVQIALRIAGYMWASLVPKMEAEVRMEMFEYVHGHSHHYFSENLSGSVAYNINLMVMSFTTMLDIVVTAFLPTAGLIAIAAVLFFNISFAFAAIFIGWIVIHMYTSILMAPACCIAAQEHSQVKANLQGSIVDSLSNYISVKLFAHEDAERSYIDKKQQKEIKVYQYSEKVSLNVITWLGIITFLGAGIGLHGYILYAWKQGWATLGEVIFAINTTWSAVTMTWWVGTSIPQVFNLWGACRQALTTIQVAHDIVDSPEAVELEVSHGEIAFEGVSFGYPEKQLFDNKTLIIHHGEKIGLVGYSGAGKTTFIQLILRFFNVEHGRILIDGHDISNATITSLRKNIAVIPQDPQLFHRSLMDNIRYGRLEATDEDVIHASKLAHCHEFIEKLPEQYQTVIGKKGIKLSGGQKQRVAIARAFLSKARILILDEATSALDSKTEAEIQESLNKLMQGRTTLVIAHRLSTLRGLDRILVFHEGKIVEQGSHAALIATGGVYSNMWKLQSGGLMPDAFPQDFEEKTPDII
- the lexA gene encoding transcriptional repressor LexA; its protein translation is MHGLSARQRDIVTFIESFVTHYGHAPSYREIGSHLKLSSLGTIHKHIQTLTKKGVIKTLPRQGRSLTLIEAIPPIKTNSSGAMTLPLMGYVRACHPIEMLPVPQHITVPSSMINTNQTTYLLRAKGESLHEELIADGDLILVEAREPCCDGETIICVVNSTDTMIKRYFEENAYIRLEGTSARHYPILVKQSDIRVLGIVTGLLRLYT
- a CDS encoding phosphatase PAP2 family protein, which encodes MLLAIRKHGRWLIPLLLFIAYTPWSGEIDLALTKQFYNHDGVGDNRFMQSPWILFVFNWGVMSGWLVIAFCFIFLLYSYITKKCLEWRKAAWVPILVLAIGSGLIVHAVLKDNWGRPRPKQVIEFGGNQEFRPYYKPYFNNPQISKSFACGHCSIGFFFFAVALIGERMRRRKLEIFGYVAALAAGGVLSYIRIAQGGHFFSDVVVSALIMWFTSLIICWLVFRQKEELCTD